In one window of Agromyces badenianii DNA:
- a CDS encoding class I SAM-dependent methyltransferase, which yields MAAAFSELDEVLWNPISTAAVARAHPRFDELVLDACCGDGAAALPTAELVGPGGVVDAVDLSEPLVAIASERAGERMRQLRLHVADVTTWEPTGYDLVQCVLGVSSFDDLEAGTRHLIERARPGGRVAITVWARGALDPLPEVLAAALPDGGAMLDADAPVLSAGLESIDTAGSLAQWLTRLGLVGVRAHAVQRHLDLTAELAWTLVLGTRLRLLLGELDAAEVASVRERYLAVLEVRAVTSVDVTTLIGIGRRAAAAPVE from the coding sequence ATGGCAGCGGCGTTCAGCGAGCTCGACGAGGTGCTGTGGAATCCGATCTCGACCGCGGCGGTGGCGAGGGCGCATCCGCGGTTCGACGAGCTCGTGCTCGACGCCTGCTGCGGCGATGGCGCAGCTGCACTGCCGACGGCCGAACTCGTGGGCCCCGGCGGCGTCGTCGACGCGGTCGACCTCTCGGAACCGCTCGTCGCGATCGCCAGCGAGCGAGCAGGCGAGCGGATGCGGCAGCTGCGCCTGCACGTCGCCGATGTCACGACTTGGGAGCCCACCGGGTACGACCTCGTGCAGTGCGTGCTCGGGGTCTCGTCGTTCGACGATCTCGAAGCCGGCACCCGTCACCTGATCGAGCGAGCACGCCCGGGCGGGCGGGTCGCGATCACGGTGTGGGCGCGCGGCGCGCTCGACCCGCTGCCCGAGGTGCTCGCCGCGGCGCTGCCCGACGGTGGCGCGATGCTCGATGCCGACGCGCCCGTGCTCTCGGCCGGCCTCGAGTCGATCGACACCGCCGGCAGCCTCGCCCAGTGGCTCACGCGCCTCGGGCTGGTCGGCGTGCGCGCGCACGCCGTGCAACGGCACCTCGACCTCACCGCCGAGCTCGCCTGGACCCTCGTGCTCGGCACACGGCTCCGGTTGCTGCTCGGCGAACTCGACGCGGCGGAGGTCGCGAGCGTGCGCGAACGCTACCTCGCGGTGCTCGAGGTTCGGGCGGTGACCTCGGTCGACGTGACGACCCTCATCGGCATCGGCCGCCGGGCGGCAGCCGCGCCGGTGGAGTAG
- a CDS encoding sulfurtransferase: MSILIDASELADRLASGQRTVVLDVRWSLAAPDGTEAHRAGHIPGAVYVDLDHELADHGVTGEGRHPLPSEATLTQAMRRWGVRDGDTVVVTDDLGNQSAARAWWLLRHAGADDVRMLDGGLAAWRAAGHPLETGDVTPEPGDATAHFGSMPVIDIDAAAAFPERGVLLDARAAARYRGEVEPIDPRAGHIPGAHSAPSGDSLDADGRFLPPETLRERFAELGIDDGTPVAAYCGSGVTAAHEVAALAIAGIDAALYLGSWSQWSNDDSRPVAVGPDAGTPVASARRYSTGAAAARRPMPMRVVTSTEVTARTSSTAR, translated from the coding sequence ATGTCCATCCTCATCGATGCCTCAGAACTCGCCGATCGACTCGCCTCGGGGCAGCGCACGGTCGTGCTCGACGTGCGCTGGTCGCTCGCCGCACCCGACGGAACCGAGGCGCACCGCGCAGGGCACATCCCGGGTGCCGTGTACGTCGACCTCGATCACGAGCTCGCCGACCACGGAGTGACCGGCGAGGGGCGGCATCCGCTGCCGTCTGAGGCGACGCTCACGCAGGCGATGCGGCGCTGGGGCGTGCGCGACGGCGACACCGTCGTGGTGACGGACGACCTCGGCAACCAGTCCGCCGCCCGGGCCTGGTGGCTGCTCCGGCACGCGGGTGCCGATGACGTGCGCATGCTCGACGGCGGCCTCGCCGCATGGCGGGCGGCGGGGCATCCGCTCGAGACCGGCGACGTCACGCCCGAGCCGGGCGACGCGACCGCGCACTTCGGCTCGATGCCGGTGATCGACATCGACGCCGCCGCGGCGTTCCCCGAGCGGGGTGTGCTGCTCGACGCCCGGGCCGCCGCGCGGTACCGGGGCGAGGTCGAGCCCATCGATCCGCGCGCCGGGCACATTCCCGGCGCGCACTCGGCGCCGAGCGGCGACAGCCTCGACGCCGACGGGCGGTTCCTGCCGCCCGAGACGCTGCGCGAGCGGTTCGCCGAGCTCGGCATCGACGACGGCACGCCCGTCGCCGCCTACTGCGGTTCGGGCGTCACCGCCGCGCACGAGGTCGCCGCCCTCGCGATCGCGGGCATCGACGCGGCGCTCTACCTCGGTTCGTGGAGTCAGTGGTCGAACGACGACTCCCGCCCCGTCGCGGTCGGACCCGACGCCGGCACGCCGGTCGCGTCGGCGCGGCGCTACTCCACCGGCGCGGCTGCCGCCCGGCGGCCGATGCCGATGAGGGTCGTCACGTCGACCGAGGTCACCGCCCGAACCTCGAGCACCGCGAGGTAG
- a CDS encoding helix-turn-helix transcriptional regulator: protein MTTATSRLLLVLSLLQLGRDWPGQALAERVAVSPRTLRRDIDHLREMGYRIRAIKGPHGGYRLEAGSELPPLLFDDEQAVALAVALQTATASGAGIGEAAARALTTVRQVLPARLRHRLDQLEVTALSSAERGASTEVEPAVLLALSGAVRARHVLRFDYTTDAARQRSRAAPALPPRRVEAHHVVTRDGRWYLVGWDLDRGDWRVFRADRITPRTPTGPRFAPRELPGNDIGTFLSARFKGSDGADVWPCIGEVVLDLSAREVAPFAADGIVEAIAPGRCRLVAGSWSWTALAAAFGRFDADIEVIGPTELAEAFARLARRYGHAASGSGGARCGAAPPR from the coding sequence ATGACCACTGCCACGTCGCGGCTCCTGCTGGTGTTGTCGCTGCTGCAGCTCGGGCGCGACTGGCCCGGCCAGGCGCTCGCGGAGCGAGTGGCGGTCAGCCCGCGCACGCTGCGCCGCGACATCGATCACCTGCGCGAGATGGGCTACCGGATCCGGGCGATCAAGGGGCCGCACGGCGGGTATCGGCTCGAGGCCGGTTCCGAGCTGCCGCCGCTCCTGTTCGACGATGAGCAGGCGGTCGCGCTCGCCGTCGCCCTGCAGACGGCGACCGCGTCGGGTGCCGGCATCGGAGAGGCGGCCGCGCGGGCCCTCACCACGGTGCGGCAGGTGCTGCCGGCACGACTGCGTCATCGTCTCGACCAGCTCGAGGTCACGGCGCTCTCCTCCGCGGAGCGCGGTGCCTCGACGGAGGTCGAGCCGGCCGTGCTCCTCGCGCTCAGCGGCGCCGTACGTGCACGCCACGTGCTGCGCTTCGACTACACCACGGATGCCGCGCGGCAGCGTTCCAGGGCGGCGCCCGCCCTGCCGCCGCGCCGTGTGGAGGCTCACCACGTCGTGACGAGGGACGGACGCTGGTATCTCGTCGGCTGGGATCTCGACCGGGGCGACTGGCGCGTCTTCCGCGCCGATCGGATCACTCCGCGCACCCCGACCGGTCCACGGTTCGCTCCTCGCGAGCTGCCCGGGAACGACATCGGCACCTTCCTGTCCGCTCGGTTCAAGGGCTCCGACGGTGCCGATGTCTGGCCGTGCATCGGCGAGGTGGTGCTCGACCTCTCGGCCCGCGAAGTGGCGCCCTTCGCCGCAGACGGCATCGTCGAAGCGATCGCGCCGGGTCGTTGCCGGCTCGTGGCCGGCTCCTGGTCATGGACGGCGCTCGCTGCGGCGTTCGGCCGCTTCGACGCCGACATCGAGGTCATCGGCCCGACGGAGCTCGCGGAGGCCTTCGCTCGCCTCGCCCGCCGGTACGGGCATGCGGCGTCGGGTTCTGGTGGTGCGCGATGCGGCGCCGCCCCGCCCAGGTAG
- a CDS encoding VOC family protein, with amino-acid sequence MTVNVTPHLNFRGDARAALEFYQSVFGGHLAVITYADANSVSAPAEADQVMWGQLVSEAGFRIMAYDVPSHTRHERGVIPFFVSVRGADAEEITSYWEKLVDGATVVAALAPAQWAPLYGMLEDRYGITWVLDVEVQWPAS; translated from the coding sequence GTGACCGTCAACGTCACCCCTCACCTGAACTTCCGCGGCGACGCGCGAGCAGCACTGGAGTTCTACCAGTCCGTCTTCGGCGGCCACCTGGCCGTCATCACCTACGCAGACGCGAACAGCGTCTCGGCACCGGCTGAGGCCGACCAGGTCATGTGGGGCCAGCTCGTCTCCGAGGCGGGATTCCGCATCATGGCCTACGACGTGCCCTCGCACACGAGGCATGAGCGGGGCGTCATCCCGTTCTTCGTGTCCGTGCGCGGGGCCGACGCCGAGGAGATCACCTCGTACTGGGAGAAGCTCGTCGACGGCGCGACCGTCGTCGCCGCACTGGCGCCCGCCCAGTGGGCGCCCCTCTACGGGATGCTCGAGGATCGATACGGCATCACCTGGGTGCTCGACGTCGAGGTGCAGTGGCCCGCTTCCTGA
- a CDS encoding Na+/H+ antiporter subunit A, with product MIASLAAFTAVALITPLLTRWLGRRVFAVIALLPAAVFVLLLTWLPGVLAGTPVVEVVPWIPALDIALSFRVDALALLLALIVTGVGALVLLYCVHYFADDEPALGRFAALLLAFAGVMFGLVTADDVFILFTFWEATSVLSYLLIGHYTGRKESRGAALQALTVTTFGGLAMLVGLVILAVDGGTTSLAELIANPVTGAAGEWAIALVLLGAISKSALVPFHFWLPAAMAAPTPVSAYLHAAAMVKAGVYLVARLAPGYADLEVWHPIVIGLGALTMLVGGWRALRQYDLKLLLAYGTVSQLGFLIMVTGFGTRDAALAGVALLLAHALFKAALFLVVGIVDHAAGTRDWRKLSGLGRRMPVIATIAFLAAASMAGVPPLLGFVAKEAVFTAFLEAVAAGDAWAWVALIGAFTGSVLTVAYTVRFLWGAFFSKRDVAATPLHAGNPAIATAPGLLAATSLAAAFAVPFIEPLLAGYADELPGGHEYHLALWHGFEPALAISAVVFAIGALLVWGRQRVARLQASVAPLLDSARGYLGIVSIVDRVAASITTAVQSRGLPGYLAIIIVVFISGLGTVSVMNTSWPSDIRPFDYPAQPFLALVMGIAAIAAATVRQRMSAVLLVSVTGYGLVLLFGMSGAPDLALTQALVETIVLVVFVLVLRRLPKQIAQRNPPVHRVARAVIGTVAGIVMAVLGLVALGARIRPTIAEGLPALALEAHGTNIVNVMLVDVRAWDTLGEISVLVAVATGVASLIFVSGRTGAAPRLDAVAGVNRRDLLRPVPEPAWSIRAPRTSLADTAGETDVAGEAAETRQTWLLAGRTISPRNRSILIEVLVRLLFHPAIIVSVYLLFVGHNAPGGGFAGGLLAGLALVARYLAGGRYELGEAAPVDAGRLLGTGLLLAAGTAAGALLFGGPVFESAWFETEVPVLGTISIGTSTLFDIGVYLVVVGLVLDILRSLGGEVDRQEERQPDDEELAEDDGRSEGPEFAGGAEYADGAHLPNAGSQPNREPQPNPEEARR from the coding sequence TTGATCGCCAGCCTCGCTGCCTTCACGGCGGTCGCGCTCATCACGCCCCTGCTCACGCGCTGGCTCGGCCGGCGCGTCTTCGCCGTGATCGCCCTGCTGCCCGCCGCGGTCTTCGTGCTCCTGCTCACCTGGCTGCCCGGCGTGCTGGCGGGCACCCCCGTCGTCGAGGTCGTGCCGTGGATCCCCGCGCTCGACATCGCGCTCAGCTTCCGGGTCGACGCCCTCGCCCTGCTCCTCGCGCTCATCGTCACGGGAGTCGGCGCTCTCGTGCTGCTCTACTGCGTGCACTACTTCGCCGACGACGAGCCCGCACTCGGCCGGTTCGCGGCGCTCCTGCTCGCCTTCGCAGGCGTCATGTTCGGCCTCGTCACCGCCGACGACGTGTTCATCCTGTTCACGTTCTGGGAGGCCACGAGCGTGCTCTCCTACCTCCTGATCGGCCACTACACGGGCCGCAAAGAGAGCCGCGGTGCCGCCCTGCAGGCGCTGACCGTGACCACGTTCGGCGGGCTCGCGATGCTCGTCGGCCTCGTCATCCTCGCCGTCGACGGCGGCACGACCTCGCTCGCCGAGCTCATCGCGAACCCCGTCACGGGCGCCGCGGGCGAGTGGGCGATCGCCCTCGTGCTGCTCGGCGCCATCTCGAAGAGCGCGCTCGTGCCGTTCCACTTCTGGCTGCCGGCCGCGATGGCCGCCCCCACGCCCGTCAGCGCCTACCTGCACGCGGCGGCGATGGTGAAGGCGGGCGTCTACCTCGTCGCGCGCCTCGCGCCCGGGTACGCCGACCTCGAGGTGTGGCATCCCATCGTCATCGGACTCGGCGCGCTCACGATGCTCGTCGGCGGCTGGCGAGCGCTCCGCCAGTACGACCTGAAGCTGCTCCTCGCTTACGGCACGGTGAGCCAGCTCGGCTTCCTCATCATGGTCACGGGCTTCGGCACGCGCGACGCCGCGCTCGCGGGCGTCGCCCTCCTGCTCGCGCACGCCCTGTTCAAGGCGGCGCTCTTCCTCGTCGTCGGCATCGTCGACCACGCCGCCGGCACCCGCGACTGGCGCAAGCTCTCGGGGCTCGGCCGCCGCATGCCGGTGATCGCGACGATCGCGTTCCTCGCCGCGGCATCGATGGCGGGCGTGCCGCCGCTCCTCGGCTTCGTCGCGAAAGAGGCCGTGTTCACCGCGTTCCTCGAGGCGGTCGCCGCCGGCGACGCGTGGGCATGGGTCGCCCTCATCGGCGCATTCACCGGCTCGGTGCTGACGGTCGCCTACACCGTGCGCTTCCTCTGGGGCGCCTTCTTCTCCAAGCGGGATGTCGCGGCGACGCCGCTGCACGCCGGGAACCCCGCGATCGCGACGGCGCCGGGGCTGCTCGCCGCCACGAGTCTCGCGGCGGCGTTCGCCGTGCCGTTCATCGAGCCGCTGCTCGCGGGCTACGCCGACGAACTGCCGGGCGGCCACGAGTACCACCTCGCCCTCTGGCACGGCTTCGAACCGGCCCTCGCGATCTCGGCGGTCGTGTTCGCGATCGGCGCGCTGCTCGTCTGGGGCCGGCAGCGCGTCGCCCGCCTGCAGGCGTCGGTGGCGCCGCTGCTCGACTCGGCCCGAGGCTATCTCGGCATCGTCTCGATCGTCGACCGGGTCGCGGCGTCGATCACGACGGCGGTCCAGTCCCGCGGCCTGCCCGGCTACCTCGCGATCATCATCGTGGTCTTCATCAGCGGCCTCGGCACCGTCTCGGTCATGAACACCTCGTGGCCGAGCGACATCCGGCCCTTCGACTACCCGGCGCAGCCGTTCCTCGCGCTCGTCATGGGCATCGCCGCGATCGCCGCAGCGACCGTGCGACAGCGCATGAGCGCGGTGCTGCTCGTGAGCGTCACCGGCTACGGACTCGTGCTGCTCTTCGGCATGTCGGGGGCGCCCGACCTCGCCCTCACGCAGGCCCTCGTCGAGACCATCGTGCTCGTGGTGTTCGTGCTCGTGCTGCGCCGCCTGCCGAAGCAGATCGCCCAGCGCAACCCACCGGTGCACCGGGTGGCCCGCGCCGTCATCGGCACCGTGGCCGGCATCGTCATGGCGGTGCTTGGCCTCGTCGCGCTCGGTGCCCGCATCCGGCCGACGATCGCCGAAGGTCTGCCCGCCCTCGCACTCGAGGCGCACGGCACGAACATCGTGAACGTGATGCTCGTCGACGTTCGCGCGTGGGACACCCTCGGCGAGATCTCGGTGCTCGTCGCGGTCGCGACGGGCGTCGCGAGCCTCATCTTCGTCTCGGGCCGCACCGGCGCTGCCCCCCGCCTCGACGCGGTCGCGGGCGTGAACCGGCGCGACCTGCTGCGGCCGGTGCCCGAGCCGGCCTGGAGCATCCGCGCACCCCGCACGAGCCTCGCCGACACTGCGGGCGAGACGGATGTCGCGGGCGAGGCCGCTGAGACCCGGCAGACCTGGCTCCTGGCGGGCCGCACGATCTCGCCGCGCAACCGCTCGATCCTCATCGAGGTGCTCGTGCGGCTGCTCTTCCACCCCGCGATCATCGTCTCGGTCTACCTGCTCTTCGTCGGGCACAACGCTCCCGGCGGCGGCTTCGCCGGTGGTCTTCTCGCGGGCCTCGCGCTCGTCGCGCGATACCTCGCCGGCGGTCGCTACGAGCTCGGCGAGGCGGCCCCGGTCGACGCAGGTCGCCTGCTCGGCACCGGCCTGCTGCTCGCCGCGGGCACCGCCGCGGGCGCCCTGCTCTTCGGCGGCCCGGTGTTCGAGTCCGCGTGGTTCGAGACCGAGGTGCCCGTGCTCGGCACGATCTCGATCGGCACTTCGACGCTCTTCGACATCGGCGTCTACCTCGTGGTCGTCGGCCTCGTGCTCGACATCCTGCGATCGCTCGGCGGCGAGGTCGATCGCCAAGAGGAGCGGCAACCCGACGACGAGGAGCTCGCCGAAGACGACGGGCGGTCCGAAGGACCGGAGTTCGCCGGCGGAGCGGAGTACGCCGACGGCGCGCACCTGCCGAACGCCGGATCGCAGCCGAACCGCGAACCGCAGCCGAACCCCGAGGAGGCCCGCCGATGA
- a CDS encoding NADH-quinone oxidoreductase subunit K — protein MTASLTLVVLMAVLFGAGISIMLERSLTRVLIGFLLVGNAVNILIYVMSGTPGLAPILGEGVDADDISDPLPQAFVLTAIVINLGITAFMLALIYRSWWLAQLGAMGDLVDDEADMAEDAEEAADLIRSSAADDQAIQDLIDASDEEPDEELELEASARDDLDTRPGGAP, from the coding sequence ATGACCGCCTCACTCACCCTCGTCGTGCTGATGGCCGTGCTGTTCGGCGCCGGCATCTCGATCATGCTCGAGCGCAGCCTCACCCGGGTGCTCATCGGGTTCCTACTCGTCGGCAACGCCGTGAACATCCTCATCTACGTCATGAGCGGCACCCCCGGACTCGCGCCGATCCTCGGCGAGGGCGTCGACGCCGACGACATCTCCGACCCGCTCCCCCAGGCCTTCGTGCTCACCGCGATCGTCATCAACCTCGGCATCACGGCGTTCATGCTCGCCCTCATCTACCGGTCGTGGTGGCTCGCGCAGCTCGGCGCGATGGGCGACCTCGTCGACGACGAGGCTGACATGGCCGAAGACGCCGAAGAGGCGGCCGACCTCATCCGCAGTTCCGCCGCCGACGACCAGGCCATCCAAGACCTCATCGACGCGAGCGACGAGGAGCCCGACGAAGAACTCGAGCTCGAGGCATCCGCTCGCGATGATCTCGATACCCGGCCAGGGGGTGCACCGTGA
- a CDS encoding Na+/H+ antiporter subunit D — MTAVLVPLVVLLPLLGAASALILGRHRRAQMAVSLGVLAAVTVIAAVLLVAVDATGPAVVYIGGWDAPWGITLVVDRLSAIMLVISAIMLLVVLVYSVGQGIADQHRETPVSIFHPSYLILSAGVFNAFIAGDLFNLYVGFEILLSASYVLLTLGGTGERIRAGVTYIIVSLVSSLFFLSAIALIYGATGTVNIAQLSVRLAELPGTVQLMLHLLLLIAFGIKAAVFPLSFWLPDSYPTAPAPVTAVFAGLLTKVGVYAIIRTETVIFTESDVSVLLMVIGGLTMLIGILGALTQADIKRLLSFTLVSHIGYMIFGIAVGSQLGYAATIYYVVHHITVQTTLFLTTGLIERFGGATSINRLAGLLKASPLLGVLFFIPALNLGGIPPFSGFLGKTGLFLAGAEGATGADAWLSWVVIGVGAITSLITLYALTRFWNMAFWRGRSELEGYESVLLGSVLEAPEGATVTATRTTPVLMVVATSALVMLTICLTVFAGPIFDLAGRASADLLDPGAYVSLIFPGGIR, encoded by the coding sequence GTGACCGCCGTGCTCGTGCCGCTCGTGGTGCTGCTGCCCCTGCTCGGGGCGGCCTCCGCGCTGATCCTCGGCCGCCACCGCCGCGCGCAGATGGCGGTGAGCCTCGGCGTGCTCGCCGCGGTGACGGTGATCGCCGCCGTGCTGCTCGTCGCCGTCGACGCGACGGGCCCGGCCGTCGTCTACATCGGCGGGTGGGATGCCCCGTGGGGCATCACCCTCGTCGTCGACCGGCTCTCGGCGATCATGCTCGTGATCTCGGCGATCATGCTGCTCGTCGTGCTCGTGTACTCGGTCGGGCAGGGCATCGCCGACCAGCACCGCGAGACCCCGGTTTCGATCTTCCACCCGTCGTACCTGATCCTGTCGGCGGGCGTCTTCAACGCGTTCATCGCGGGCGACCTCTTCAACCTCTACGTCGGCTTCGAGATCCTGCTGTCGGCGAGCTACGTGCTGCTCACGCTCGGCGGCACCGGCGAACGCATCCGCGCGGGCGTCACGTACATCATCGTGAGCCTCGTCTCCTCGCTCTTCTTCCTGAGCGCCATCGCCCTCATCTACGGCGCGACCGGCACCGTGAACATCGCCCAGCTCTCGGTGCGGCTCGCCGAGCTGCCCGGCACCGTGCAGCTCATGCTCCACCTGCTGCTGCTCATCGCCTTCGGCATCAAGGCCGCGGTCTTCCCGCTCTCGTTCTGGCTGCCCGACTCGTACCCGACGGCCCCGGCACCGGTCACCGCCGTGTTCGCCGGCCTGCTCACGAAGGTCGGCGTCTACGCGATCATCCGCACCGAGACGGTGATCTTCACCGAGAGCGACGTGAGCGTGCTGCTCATGGTGATCGGCGGGCTCACCATGCTCATCGGCATTCTCGGCGCGCTCACCCAGGCCGACATCAAGCGACTGCTCTCGTTCACGCTCGTGAGCCACATCGGCTACATGATCTTCGGCATCGCCGTCGGCTCGCAGCTGGGGTACGCGGCGACCATCTACTACGTCGTGCACCACATCACGGTGCAGACGACCCTGTTCCTCACCACCGGACTCATCGAGCGCTTCGGCGGCGCGACGTCGATCAACCGGCTCGCCGGGCTTCTGAAGGCGTCACCGCTGCTCGGGGTGCTGTTCTTCATCCCCGCACTGAACCTCGGCGGCATCCCGCCGTTCTCCGGATTCCTCGGCAAGACCGGCCTCTTCCTCGCGGGCGCCGAGGGCGCGACCGGCGCCGACGCCTGGCTCAGCTGGGTCGTCATCGGCGTCGGCGCGATCACCTCGCTCATCACCCTGTACGCCCTGACGCGGTTCTGGAACATGGCGTTCTGGCGCGGCCGCTCCGAGCTCGAGGGCTACGAGTCGGTGCTGCTCGGCTCGGTGCTCGAGGCGCCCGAGGGCGCCACGGTCACCGCGACCCGCACGACGCCCGTGCTGATGGTCGTCGCGACGAGCGCCCTCGTGATGCTCACGATCTGCCTCACCGTGTTCGCCGGGCCGATCTTCGACCTCGCGGGGCGCGCATCGGCCGACCTGCTCGACCCCGGCGCCTACGTCTCCCTGATCTTCCCGGGAGGCATCCGATGA
- a CDS encoding Na+/H+ antiporter subunit E produces MTHAAADVSRWRSVWRQLPLIVALVLLWVFLWDQVTVLTVVTGVLLALGVTRVLYLPPVLLSGRFNPWRGLLLGLRMMYDVTIASMEVAVLAIDPRWKPLNSIIAVQLLTRSDLVTTLTAEAISVVPGTVVVDIDRERGLLYLHALGTRTEADIDRVRRAVLGTEERIVLAIGSRAQAASVRAARRERRANDARSKGAPA; encoded by the coding sequence ATGACGCACGCTGCAGCGGATGTCTCGCGGTGGCGCTCGGTCTGGCGCCAGCTGCCGCTCATCGTCGCCCTCGTGCTGCTCTGGGTGTTCCTGTGGGATCAGGTGACGGTGCTCACGGTGGTCACCGGGGTGCTGCTCGCGCTCGGCGTGACGAGGGTGCTGTACCTGCCGCCCGTGCTGCTCAGCGGCCGCTTCAACCCCTGGCGGGGGCTGCTGCTCGGCCTCCGCATGATGTACGACGTCACGATCGCCTCGATGGAGGTCGCGGTGCTCGCGATCGACCCCCGATGGAAGCCGCTGAACTCGATCATCGCCGTGCAGCTGCTGACCCGCTCCGACCTCGTCACGACGCTCACCGCCGAAGCGATCTCGGTCGTGCCCGGCACCGTCGTCGTCGACATCGACCGCGAGCGCGGCCTGCTCTACCTGCACGCCCTCGGCACCCGCACCGAAGCCGACATCGACCGGGTGCGGCGTGCCGTGCTCGGCACGGAGGAGCGCATCGTGCTCGCCATCGGCAGCCGCGCGCAGGCGGCATCCGTGCGCGCTGCCCGCCGTGAACGCCGTGCCAACGACGCTCGCTCGAAGGGAGCACCAGCGTGA
- a CDS encoding monovalent cation/H+ antiporter complex subunit F, translating into MTFLEIVSIIAGVMFGIGAIAAVYRIIRGPSILDRALATDVLLAIAICALGAEMAINKHIDTLVVMLVLAMFAVVGSISIARFMAKQDAS; encoded by the coding sequence GTGACATTCCTCGAGATCGTCAGCATCATCGCCGGCGTCATGTTCGGCATCGGCGCCATCGCCGCGGTCTACCGCATCATCCGCGGACCGTCGATCCTCGACCGCGCCCTCGCCACCGACGTGCTGCTCGCCATCGCGATCTGCGCACTCGGCGCCGAGATGGCCATCAACAAGCACATCGACACCCTCGTGGTCATGCTCGTGCTCGCGATGTTCGCGGTCGTCGGCTCGATCTCGATCGCGCGGTTCATGGCGAAGCAGGATGCATCGTGA
- the mnhG gene encoding monovalent cation/H(+) antiporter subunit G, whose translation MSAAEIAVGLLILVSGFLSMAAGIGIIRFPDVLTRLHAATKPQVLGLATVLAAIVVQVPTWGVLTTAVLIMTFQLLTQPMTAHMLGRAAYRSDHVRRDLLIEDDLDRDIAEHDQTGH comes from the coding sequence ATGAGCGCCGCCGAGATCGCGGTCGGTCTGCTCATCCTCGTGAGCGGGTTCCTGTCGATGGCCGCGGGCATCGGCATCATCCGCTTCCCCGACGTGCTCACTCGCCTGCACGCCGCGACGAAGCCGCAGGTGCTCGGGCTCGCGACCGTGCTCGCCGCGATCGTCGTGCAGGTGCCGACGTGGGGCGTGCTCACGACGGCCGTGCTCATCATGACGTTCCAGTTGCTCACGCAACCGATGACGGCCCACATGCTCGGGCGTGCGGCGTACCGCTCCGATCACGTGCGCCGCGACCTGCTCATCGAAGACGACCTCGATCGCGACATCGCCGAGCACGACCAGACGGGCCACTGA
- a CDS encoding enoyl-CoA hydratase/isomerase family protein codes for MIELNVHDGIAEIVLNAPEKLNALDPAAIAELSAAYVDAERMAQLGDVRALVLRGEGRAFCAGRDISGVDPREDDVLGYLGGLVEPLLQRMAGFPAPTFAVAHGACLGVGLGLLIASDIVYVADTAKIGSPFANLGATLDSGGHALFFERLGAHKTMDLIVTGRLMSGAEAVAAGLFSQVFAADEVTDAARSAARAAASGATQAFVASKRLVAALRDDRLGLWASMAEENRAQAALCDTADYREGFAAFQQKRMPEFTGRP; via the coding sequence ATGATCGAACTGAACGTGCACGACGGCATCGCCGAGATCGTGCTGAACGCGCCCGAGAAGCTCAACGCGCTCGACCCCGCGGCGATCGCCGAGCTCTCGGCGGCCTACGTCGACGCCGAGCGGATGGCGCAGCTCGGCGACGTGCGGGCGCTCGTGCTGCGCGGCGAGGGCCGCGCATTCTGCGCCGGGCGTGACATCTCGGGCGTCGACCCGCGCGAAGACGACGTGCTCGGCTACCTCGGCGGGCTCGTCGAGCCGCTGCTGCAGCGCATGGCCGGATTCCCGGCGCCGACCTTCGCCGTCGCGCACGGCGCGTGCCTCGGCGTCGGCCTCGGCCTGCTCATCGCGTCGGACATCGTCTATGTCGCCGACACGGCGAAGATCGGCTCGCCGTTCGCGAACCTCGGCGCAACCCTCGACTCGGGGGGCCACGCACTCTTCTTCGAGCGCCTCGGCGCGCACAAGACGATGGACCTCATCGTCACGGGCCGGCTCATGTCGGGCGCCGAGGCGGTCGCGGCCGGCCTGTTCTCGCAGGTCTTCGCCGCCGACGAGGTGACGGATGCCGCCCGCTCCGCGGCTCGTGCCGCGGCATCCGGCGCGACCCAGGCCTTCGTCGCCTCGAAGCGGCTCGTCGCCGCACTCCGCGACGACCGGCTCGGGCTCTGGGCGTCGATGGCCGAGGAGAACCGTGCGCAGGCGGCGCTCTGCGACACCGCCGACTACCGCGAGGGCTTCGCGGCGTTCCAGCAGAAGCGGATGCCCGAGTTCACCGGCCGGCCCTGA